Genomic DNA from Bacteroidota bacterium:
CGCCACAACCGATCACGGTGATCACCTGTTCATTTCCTCCTTTGATATCCTGAATCGTTCTCAGAACATTTTCGAGCGCGTCAGGTGTGTGTGCGTAATCGATGATCCCGGTAACACCACTTTCATTGCGCAGGTACTGGAATCTTCCTTCCACGGGGCCGAGTATGCTGAGTGTAGTGAGCACATTCAGTTTTTCCTGTCCGAGAAGAACAGCAGTTGCGTAAACAGCGAGAAGGTTGTATGCATTGAAACTACCAATGAGTTTGCTCCACATTTCTGTATTGTCGATGCTGAGATGTAAACCTGAAAACTGGTTCTCGATGATCCTGCATTTGAAATCACCAAGACTTTTTACCGAATAGGATCGGCGTAATGCGCGCGTGTTCTGCACCATCACTGCACCGTTCGCATCATCTTTATTCACAAGCGCAAATGCTTCTTCACTGAGCTGATCGAAGAATTCTTTTTTTGCTTTCAGGTAGGCGTCGAAAGTTTTGTGATAGTCGAGATGATCGTGCGTGATGTTGGTGAAAACTCCACCGGCAAATTGCAATCCTGAAATTCTGTTCTGTACCACTGCATGCGAACTCACTTCCATGAAAACATATTTGCATCCGGCATCAACCATTTTGCGCAACAGGTGATTCAACCCGATAGCATCCGGCGTGGTATGCGTGGATGGAATTTCTTCTGTGTTGATCATGTTGCGCACCGTGGTGAACATTCCTGTTTTGATCCCGAGCGCGCGGAATAAATGATAGAGTAATGTGACTGTTGTAGTTTTCCCGTTTGTGCCGGTCACGCCAATGAGTTTCATCGAAGAAGAAGGGTCATCATAAAAATTCGAAGCCATGATACCGAGCGAGGCAGAACTGTCTGCAACTTTCACATAGGTGATCTTTTCACTCATCACTTCAGGAAATTCTTCACACACAATTGCAACAACACCAAGTTCTTCAGCTTTTGAAATAAAATCGTGACCGTCCGCAACCGTGCCTCGCACTGCGATGAACAATCCGTCCTTCTCTGCTTTGCGCGAATCAAACGTCATAGATACGACCGCAACATTCGTCGATCCCCTCACTTCGAGAAGCCTGCTTTTATAAAGTATGTCGCGCAATAATTTCATATCGACAGATCGATGATGATCTCTTTATCCTTTGTTATTTTTTGTCCGGGTGAAACAGATTGCGAATGCACAGCTCCTGCACCGTTGAGCCGCACGCGATATCCTCTTTTCTCGAGGAGATAAAGTGCATCCGCTCCGGCCATTCCTATGAGATCAGGCATCCAACCTTCACTCAACCTGAGTTCGGCATCACTCGATGAAAGTGTGATGAAATTATTATTCACATTTGTTTTTGCGAATTCATCAGTGCCTGCATCATTCTTCAGATCGATCTGCAGGATATTTGCAGCGTTCATTGTTTGCACATTCAACCCGTTCATGATCTGCGGAATTTCATTGGCATTATCAGCAAGTGAATTCACGGCGGAATGCAGATCAAGATCTGTTTCATAAACACGATCGGCGATCTGTTTGAAGATCGGACCGGCAACCACTCCGCCATAATACACATCGCCCGAAGGAGCGTTAACGATAACGATGCAGGAATACTTCGGTTTGTCGGCAGGAAAATAACCAACGAAGGATGCCTGGTAAGTAACGTTGTTCTTGTCTTTTCCATACCCGCTTCCTTTTGCGATCTGCGCTGTTCCTGTTTTTCCTGCAATGGGATAAGCAGAATTTTTCAGGTTGCGTGCTGTTCCGAATTGCACAACTCCTTCAAGAAGTTGTTTTGCTTTTTTAATTGTTTCCGGTTTTGCAACTGAATCATTGATGATCTCCGGTGTGAACGTGCGGATCGTTTTTCCTTTTTCACGGATCTCTTTCACGAACATCGGTTTCACCATCACGCCGTTATTGGCAACAGCATTATAAAGAGTAAGCGTTTGCAGCGGAGTGATCAACGATTCGTAACCAATGGAGATCCACGGAAGAGAAATTCCGGACCAGTCATTTTCTCCTGCATTTTTTATGAATGACTCTCCTTCTCCTTTTATAGGAAGGCCCAGTTTCATTCCGAATTTCAGGCGATGCAATCCGTCGGTAAATTTTTTCGGATCTCTTCCGTATGCTGCATAAATTGTTTTGGAAATTCCTACGTTGGAAGATTCATAGAATGCATCTGCAACAGTCACCGAATTTTCTTTGGGTGTGTGCGAATCATTCATCACATCTTTCGAAGTGTAAGCATGATGGCCGCCTTCGAGATCTACTTTATCGGTGAGATCAACCCGGCCATCATCCATTGCAACGAGCAGTGATGCCAATTTGAAAGTAGAACCGGGTTCGCGCGCGTCTGCGATCGCGTAATTATAATCTTCAACGTACACGCCGGAATCCTGCCTTGAAAGATTGGCGATCGCGCGGATCTCTCCTGTAGAAACTTCCATGAGTACCACGCAACCATATTTCGCATCGTGTGCAGCGAGTGAATTCATCAGTGCATTTTCCGCAACATCCTGGATGTTGACATTGATCGTTGTTAAAATGTCTTTTCCCTGCTGTGGTTCAATTTCATTTTCGTTATTGATCGGCATCCACACACCTCCGGCAATTTTCCGCATCAGTCTTTTGCCGCTGATCCCGGTGAGAACAGAATCATATGCATCTTCAAGTCCGACTTTGAACTGGCCACTATCGCCATGCACATAACCGATGGTTCGTTCTGCCAATGAACCGAAAAGTCTTTTCCTTTGATTATGCTGCATGTAAATGAATCCGCCTTTGAATCGCCCTGAGCGGAAGAGGGGCAATGCACTTATTTCCTGTAATTGTTTGTGAGAAATATTTTTCGCAACCTGCTGATAACGCAATCCTGCAGAGCGTGCATTGATGAGCAGATGGTAATAATCGGCAGAAGAAATTTCGGGGAACATATTCGACAACCCTTTCGCGAGTGCCTGCGCGCTATCATCAAATTCTGCATCATCGATAAAAGCATTCGCGTGCGGATCAATTCCAACATCATAATAAGGAAGTGAAGTAGCGAGCAATGATCCATCGACGGCGAAAATATTTCCGCGCACTGCTTCAATGTCGAATTCTTTCTCGGTGAAATTTTTCGCTTCGAGTTCCCATTTTTTTCCCTGTGCAAATTGAAGGAAGAACACGCGCGCAATGATCGCGAGCGCAAACACGCCGCACAGAATGTACACGAGGTACACGCGCTTGAGTATGATCTTTCTTTCTTCCACTTTTAATTTTCAGTTTTTGGTGCGGGCAATACTTTGACTTCGATCTTCAGAAGTGATCCGACTGAATCTTTTAATCCGAGTGCCTGTGCGCGTGCTACGATCGGTGATCGCTGGCTTGCACAACTCAGGTCGGATTTTGAATCGATGTATTCCGATCGTAATTCTTTGATATCGTTGGTAAGTGTGTTGAGTTTGCGGATCTGCTCTTCGGCGTAATAACCGTTCGCGATGTAGAGCAGTGCGATGAACGTGAGGAAAAAAATGAATGGAAGAGTACGCAATGTACTTTCGCGGGAGAGGAAGGCTCCGCTCATCACTGATCCTACGGTACGGGTGACGATGTTTGCTCCGCTGCTTTTCTGCTTCGGCTTCTGTTCTTCGGGAGGAGTTTCCTTAATTGTGTTTTTGGTCATATTCCGCTTTAGCGGCCGCGGCATTCGCGGATCTTTTTGCTATTCTTAGTTTCGCACTTCTTGCGCGATTATTCATTTCAATTTCTTTTTCGCCCGGTGTGATCGGTTTCCTGTTCACGGGTTCGAACGGACGGATAATATTTCCGTAAATGTCTTTTTCCAGTTCTCCTTCAAAATTTCCGGAGCGGAAAAAATTTTTCACCAATCGGTCCTCAAGCGAGTGGTAAGCGATGACCGCTATTCTTCCGCCCGGTTTGAGCACATCGGCCGATTGCCGGAGAAGAAGTTTCAGCGCTTCGAGTTCCTGGTTCACTTCAATGCGGAGCGCCTGAAAAACGCGGGCGAGATAACTGTTCTCTTTCCCTTTCGGTGTGCAGGAAGTAATCGAAGTTTTCAGATCGGAGATCGTGGAAATGTTTTTCTCTTCGCGCGCATGCACGATGATCCGCGAAAGTTTCCCGGCATTTTCCACTTCACCATAGAGCGAGAACATCTGCTTCAGTTCCTTTTCACTTTTTTCATTCAGCACATCAGCAGCTGTCTTTTTCATTCTCTGATCCATGCGCATATCCAGCGGCCCTTCGAAACGTGTCGAGAATCCGCGGGATGCTTCATCGATCTGGTGAGAGGAAATTCCGAGGTCGGCGAGAATTCCATCAACGGGAAAATGATTGTGTTTCACGAGGAAATCTTTCATCGCGGTGAAATTCTGCTGAACGAAAATGAACCTTTTATCATCGGGAACATTTGCTGCAGCATCTTCATCACGGTCGAAAGCGATGAGCATTCCATCAGTGCCGAGTTTTTCAAGAATTGCTCCTGAATGTCCGCCGCCGCCGAATGTCACATCCACATATTTTCCGTCACGCCTGATCTGTAATCCTTCCAGGCATTCATGTAAAAGAACGGGATTATGGTAGGTCAACATCTTCCGCTTTATTACCCATGCTTCCCATTACATCTTCAGCAAGTGCACCGAAATCGATCGAAGGATCATTGATCGCTTGTTCATACTGATCCTTGTCCCATATCTCGATCATGTTCACTGCTGCCGACATAACGATGTTTCTGGAAATACCACTGAAACGGATGAGATCTTTCGGTAAAAGAACACGCCCGGTTCCGTCGAGTTCCACCGGTTTTACGCCGGCGTTGAACATGCGGATGAAGTCAACATTTTTCTTTTTGAACCGGTTCAGTTTATTCACATCCTTCACCAGTGCTTCCCATTCTTTCATCGGGTAGAGTTCAAGGCATTTCCTGAAGACACTGCGCTTGATGACAAAACCTTTTTTCAGAACGGATTGCAGCTGTTTTTTAAATGCAACGGGAACGAGCAAACGTCCTTTTGCATCCATACTGCATTCGTAAACACCAATGAGGCTATTCATGATCCGGATTCTGAGGGGTAAAAGTAAATATTAATTCACCACTTTTTCCCACTTTTTCCCACTTTTGTTAATAACTTCCCCACTTTAACCTATTTCACGATGAATAATCTTTTATGAGCGGCCCGGAAGCCCTGTTTTCATTGGCGTTCAGCTCAGCGATGCGCGGAATAGAATAAAAAGGGTAATCAACATTTGAATGTTTCACGAATGAGATCACGCGTTCATTTTTACTTCCGGATAGAAGGATTTGAAAAAAAATCCGAAAAAATTATTGAGCCGGGACCGAAGGGTTCATTAATAAAGAAGCGGCAGTCCGCAAAGGGCTTTTTTTAACCGGATCAATTGTTGTAAATCTGAAAAAGTAAGAGATCATTGAGATTTCAATTAATTCCGGATAATACGATCAACGTCTCATTTTCAAAAAGGGAATTACTTTTGCGCAGTGAGTGCTGAGAAATTAATAGATATAGAAAAGATCATAGCGGCGAAAAACCCGAAGCTTCTGAAATGGCTTCCCGGGTTTGTTCTCCGTTACATCAAAAAGATCTTGCACGAAAATGAAGTGAACGATTTTTTTGAACGCAATAGTCACTTGCGGAATATGGATTTTGTGAATCAAGTGCTGAGCGAATTCAATACAACGGTCATTGGAAAGAATACGGAGAATATTCCGCGACAAGGCGGATTCATTCTTGCTTCTAATCACCCGCTCGGCGGTTTCGATGGTCTTGCTCTTATGAAAGCTGTTTCACCACAGCGTCCCGACATCCGGTTCCTGGTCAATGATATTCTGCTTTTCCTGAAAACAATGGATGATCTTTTTGTGCCGGTGAATAAACACGGATCCCAGACAGCGATCACCAGGATCGAAGAAACTTATAGCTCCGATAACGCTATACTTATTTTTCCTGCGGGGCTGGTGTCAAGAAAACAGAAAGGAAAAGTGCAGGATCTCGAATGGAAAAAAAGTTTTATCGCCAAAGCCATCCAGTATAAAAAGCCGGTTGTTCCCTGTTTTATTGACGGAAAAAATTCTTCGCGATTCTATAATTTTGCGTTGTGGAGAAAACGCTTCGGAATAAAGTCGAATATTGAAATGTTTTATCTGGCTGACGAGATGTTTCTCCAGCGGAATAAAACAATAACTATTACCTTTGATAAACCGATCGACGCGGAAATTTTCGATCGATCGCATTCACACCGCGAGTGGGCACAACTGATGAAGGAACATGTTTACGCGATTGGTGAAGGAAGAAAAGGCCCGTTTCATGAATAAGTGAAGAAACACGATCCTATGAAGCCAGTAATTGCTCCCGTGAAGAAAGAGTTTCTCGAAAAAGAGCTGAATGAAAATACGTTCGTCCGGCAAGCGAATAACGGTGACAACTGTATTTACATCGTTAACATTCACAATTCCCCGAACACACTCTCAGAGATTGGCCGGCTGCGTGAAGTGAGTTTCCGCGCTGCAGGCGGTGGCACCGGCAAAGACTGTGATCTTGATGATTTCGATACCTGTGAAAATTGTTACGAACAACTCATTGTATGGAATCCCGGTGACAAAGAAATCGTGGGAGGGTATCGTTTCATACGTTGTATTCAAGCACAACTGCCCGATGGCGAGTATCATCTGGCTACTACAGAGCTTTTTTCTTTCAGTGAGAATTTCAAAAAGAATTTCCTTCCTTATACCATTGAACTCGGGCGATCATTCATTCAACCCGCTTACCAGCCATCGGTGAATAACCGTAAAGGATTATTTTCCCTTGATAACCTGTGGGACGGACTTGGCGCGTTGGTGATGGATAACCCCGACGTAAAATATTTTTTCGGCAAAGTCACCACCTATCGTCATTTCAATATTGTTGCGCGCGATTACATTCTTCATTTCATGGAACATTATTTTCCGGATAAAGATCATCTTGTTGTTCCCCTTCACGAAGTGATCATTAAAACTGATATTTCTGATTTTGAAAAAGAACTCGGGAACAATCCTTACAAGGAAGGCCATCGCATTCTCAATCATCGCGTGCGTGCGCTCGGAGAAAATATTCCTCCACTCGTAAATTCATATATGAACCTCAGCGCAACGATGAGAAATTTCGGCTGCGCTGTGAATACTGAATTCGGCGATGTGGATGAAACCGGCATCATGGTCTCCATCAGCGATATTTACCCGACGAAAAAAGAACGGCACATCAGCTCTTACAAAGGCCGGAAAAAATAATTCAACACTTGATTTTTTTGTGAAGATCACTTCGGCTACTTACATCACCAGCAGCACAAAACTTCTGCAATGCCCGAAGCCGGACAAACCGGAGTATGCATTCATCGGCCGTTCGAATGTCGGTAAGTCCTCGCTCATCAATATGCTCACGGGCGTACGAGGGCTCGCACGTATATCTTCAAGCCCGGGAAAGACGCAACTCATCAATCATTTTCTCATCAATGAAAAATGGATGCTGGTCGATCTTCCGGGATATGGTTATGCGAAAGTTTCGAAAGAAAAAAGAAATGAGTTCGGAAAGATGATCAGGAATTATGTTAGCGGAAGGGAAAATCTCATGTGCTTATTCGTACTCCTCGATTCACGTCTCCCGCCACAAAAACCGGATCTTGAATTCATGACTGAACTCGCGGAATTACAAATAGCGTTCTGCATGGTCTTTACAAAATGCGATAAAGTGGCCGCGTCTCAATTGCCGAAGAATATTGCAGCTTACAAAAAAATCATGAGTGAAGAATGGGAAGCGCTTCCAAAATATTTTCTCACGTCATCCAACACCGCAAAAGGAAAAGAAGAACTGCTGAAGTTCATTGATGATTCAAATAAATATTTCGAAAAATAATTTTTTCAGAATTTCAATCTTTTCTTTCTGACTGCATGCCCCGGCTTGCTGAATGTATCGAACTCGATTCCCGCACACATGAAAAGATTTCCGTTCCAGTACTGGAATTCCATGAAATAATTCTCGTCCGTTTTTACCGAATGGCCATCCTTCAAATATCCTGCGCGGAACCAGTTTTCTCCATATAAGATTCCGAACCCGCTTTCATCCCCGTCATCATCCGACCAACCGAAAAGCATCGCATTCACCCCGTAAGAAAAATCGAATCCGTACTTTGAATATTGACGCGGGCGATCGTATATCCGTAACTCAAACGATGCACTACCTCCGAAACCTACCGTTGCTTTTTTAATTGCATTACCGCGAATACATGCATCGGCAAGCAGGAAGAACTGATTGTGTAAGTTGATGACGGGGAATCCATACCCGAGTTCCAATGTTGGCCCTCCGCTCACGCCATATTGATTTCCGTACGCACTGAATCCATTCGATTCACTAATGAAATGCTGATGTTGCCCGTTGTTACGGTAGAAACGAGCGTGATCAAAACCTCTTTGCGCACTTGAAGTTAAAATGGCCAATGAGAAAATAATGAAGAGCGTAATTTTTTTCATGCAGAAAATTTACAGAAGCAAATTACAAAACCGCAACGGAACAATTCTGAATGAATTCTGAAGAAGATTGTTCGGGAATTTTTCTTCACAAAAAAAGCCGCAACATTTCTGATGCGGCTTTTGAAAAATATTTTTTTATTTATTGCTTCTTCGATCCTATGAGTGTGAGGAATCCCGTCTGGCTGTAATCCTTGGTATTTGTAAGGGCATGCAGTATGTAATAATAAGTTCCATCGGTGCATGGCAAACCGGAAGTAGAACGGCCATCCCAATGAATTTCTGCTGATTCACTTTCAAAAACTTTCACACCCCAGCGATCATAAATTTCAATTTTATATTCTTTGAATCCGCTGCTCGGAATATAGAATTCATCGTTATTACCATCACCGTTCGGCGAGAATACATTCGGAATGAGAACTCCTTCGAGTACAGTTACAATTTGAGTCATCGTATCTAAACAACCCTGTCCGGAAGTTGCGATCAAAGTAACCGTGTAAGTTCCGGAACTTGAATACCCGTGTGATGGACTTTCCTGCGTGGAAGTATTTCCATCGCCGAAGTTCCAGCTCCATGTTGAAGTGTTTGTAGAAAGATCATTGAATGAATAGGTGTTCAACCAGGGCCCCGAAGAAGTGGTATCAAAGTTTGCAAACGGAGAGGGCAATAAAGTAGGTTGGCAACTATCAGCAAGTGAAGGACAGTTGGTAGTTGGATCAAGAATATATACACTCACATATCCGCTTCCACTTGTCCAGTTCACAGAGAGCGAATCTGTTCCTTGTCCGGAAACAATAGTTCCATTTCCGGGAACTGACCAAACATAATTTCCTGTTCCGGAAGTTGTAGCAGTAAAAATATTATTCGCAGAATTCTGGCAGACTGAAGGGCAAACGATAGAAGGTGCCGTTGGATGAACAGCAGTGAGAACGTATGGAAAACCAGCGGTTGCAAATAACCAGTTCGTTCTTGTCATTGTGGTGAATACCCCGGAAGCGCCGAATGAAACTGTACTCATGTCATTCCAGTTCGTAGATGCATTTCTCCAGTGAGACATTCCACTCCAGTTTCCATCGGAAGCAGGAATGTAATGCAATGTGATCGTTGCAGGATCGGCACCGGCAGCGCGATCTATCGCGTGATAAAAAGTATCATTCGCAAGACAGATCAATCCATCATTTTGAGAACGGAGGAATCCATCATTATCAGGATTCCAGTTGATGAATCTGACGTGATATTCATCTGTGGTAACAGCAGCAGTATTATCAAGTATCACCGGGCGATAACGTGTGAGAACAACACTTGATCCTGTTGGGAAATAATAAGAACCTCCACCGACAGCAGTTGCTCTTGAAAAAGTTCCGGGGTTTAAACTGCTTACAAATCCTTCGGAACCGGGAGTCTGGTTATTCTGAACAGAAGTTGTAGCTGTGTTCTGAACGAAGAAAATATTCGTTTGCGTTTCAAGTTCACGATCATTGAGTGAATCAACACCTGTCGGGCCGGAGATCGCATTCACCAATTGCAAAGTTTTTTTCCTGTTATTGCCAACACCATTTCCGAGTAACGTAAGATTATTGAAAGAAGTGACTGTATTATTCACACTGGTAATGAACTGCTGTGTATTGCCGAACATACGCACCGTACTATTGTTCCCGACGAAAGTGGCGTTATTAATCCAGTCCTGTTCTACCTGGTAAGTTCCGTTTCCCTGTGAAGAGGAAGAGTTATTTATCGTAAATGTTCCTGGAAGAAGAAATGTTGAATTCTTTGTAGTGGTTATCGAACCGTTGTTGGTAAGTGCAGTGGTATTGTCAAGAGTAATTCCTCCATTGCAATACAGAACACCACCCGGTGTTACGGCAACGGTTGCGCCATTGGAATAAAAAATTTGTGAACGCAGAGACGTTGTTCCTGATAAGGCAATTAACAAACAGAACAACAGGGGGTATTTTTGCTTCATGGTCAATTCGGTTTAAGCCAGACTGATAACAAATAAACAAAAAAAAACGCACAAAAAAAAGTGTTATTTATTGGTATTTCCGGCATTTCCTTCTCCTTCAACCAGGTTCATTTTTTCAGCAAAATATTGACAAAAATCGCGTAAGTCTCCTGCCATTTTTTCTTCTCCGGTAGCGCGGGTAAAAGTATCAGACATCGTAAGCAGGTTCTGATGGAAAAATTGTTTCATTTCATCCACAATTAAGTGTTTGGTCCACAGGTCAATGCGCATGGTGGATTGTTCTTTTTCATCCCACATGGCGAGCATAATGGCTTTACATTTTCCTCCCTCGTTTGAATCGCTGGCTTTCCATTCAATGGAATCGGGCAGGTTATTCTCATCCAGAGTCACCGAAAAATTGATCGTCGCTTTTTTCATGGAACAAAGTTAGCAGTAAACGTATGTCTTCCGGATCAGAATTTCGGTTTGTATTTCGCACGGTTAAGAATGGACTGCGCATCTTTAATATTCATCAATTCATCGAGAGAAACACCCGGATTTTTATTCATGAATGATTCCACGATCCGCAATCCTATCCAATTGCCCACCTTACCGGGCGACTCGCGTGGGAAATCGGGTGTGAATGGTGCATCTTCAGTGTAATGCTGCAGATCATCATCATTCTCTGAATATAATTTTTGTTTATCAATCAGTGAACTGTACATCATTGCTTCATTGGCCAGACACCATTCGATCTGCTTTTGAGAATAACCAAGAATAATACTGTCGGGTGAATTTCTCATCAATGCTTTTTCGAGGTAAAGAATTTTTCCTTCGTACACCATTTTATTCAGCACATCATTCTTCGGTGGATCATAAGGAAATTCGCAAAGCATCCATCCTTCCACAATATTCGAAAGCATATATTCTTTTGTGCAATGTATTTTTTTATAGGCCGGCCATTCCAGTTCTTCATAAGCTGCATTCTGCGGACCGAGATAATATTCAAGACCGATACCAATGTAACCTCCCTCTATATAAAGAACATTGTAATCGACACCGCTCATATCCGTATAAACGCCCTGGGGCAATTTTCTTTTCGGAAAATGATATTTAAAATGTGCGAATGCATCGGTCAATTGACTTTCAAGATCTGAAAATCCGTTTTTGAAAAGTTCATTCGTCTGTTTGTAAAGATCACGATAGGCATAATCCGAAAGAAAAAAACGCAGATCCTTATCATGGTCCACAGAATCGGGACCGGAACGATAGATCACATTATTAATAAAACCATCGCTGAACACACCATACTTATTGTGTAAAGCAGCAAGGCCTGTTTGTAAATGTGCAGTATCAAGACTGAAAAACTCTTTTTCGTAACGGATAATTTTTACCGGTGGCACTTTTATTGCTGATACGTCGACGTCCAGCCGGTCGCTTCCGCACGACATGATCACTGCTGCGATGATCACCAGGAATGGAATAAGTTTTCTCATAATATGAAATTCAAAATTATCGTATTATTGCACAACGTAAACCCGAACAAAAAAATTATGAAAAAGATACTCTTCATTTTTCTTGCATTCACTTTCGGAAGCAAGTACGCATTTACACAGGACAGCGGTGAAAACGACCTCAAGAATTTCCGCTTCGGACTCAAAGCTGCCGGAATGCTCACCTGGTACAAACCCGACGATGTAAAAAAATATACCAGCGGCGGCGTTTCTGCAAGAGGCGGATACGGACTCATCACCGATTTCCGTTTGAATAAAGTGGCTTGTTTCGAAACCGGCCTTCAGGTTGACTATGATCGCGGAAAACTGAATTTCCTCACTGAAAAAGATACCAACTTTTATTACCTCGATAAAGACGGAGCGCTCATCGCAAAAAGTGATTCTGCAGCGGGAACGATCAAGTACCGCGTGAACATGCGCGATTATCACACCACTTATCTCACC
This window encodes:
- a CDS encoding outer membrane beta-barrel protein translates to MKKILFIFLAFTFGSKYAFTQDSGENDLKNFRFGLKAAGMLTWYKPDDVKKYTSGGVSARGGYGLITDFRLNKVACFETGLQVDYDRGKLNFLTEKDTNFYYLDKDGALIAKSDSAAGTIKYRVNMRDYHTTYLTIPITLKLKTPEIGSITYFGQFGLNASFRLKSRTTDDVNSVSGLVIGGHSTQTDLLNTKDMNMFRLQLNIGGGAEWSLAGSTSMVFGLNWYNGFSNVLKLDSEYLFRTPSNGGVASKQNAKSSCIALTIGVLF
- the gldC gene encoding gliding motility protein GldC: MKKATINFSVTLDENNLPDSIEWKASDSNEGGKCKAIMLAMWDEKEQSTMRIDLWTKHLIVDEMKQFFHQNLLTMSDTFTRATGEEKMAGDLRDFCQYFAEKMNLVEGEGNAGNTNK
- a CDS encoding gliding motility-associated C-terminal domain-containing protein; this encodes MKQKYPLLFCLLIALSGTTSLRSQIFYSNGATVAVTPGGVLYCNGGITLDNTTALTNNGSITTTKNSTFLLPGTFTINNSSSSQGNGTYQVEQDWINNATFVGNNSTVRMFGNTQQFITSVNNTVTSFNNLTLLGNGVGNNRKKTLQLVNAISGPTGVDSLNDRELETQTNIFFVQNTATTSVQNNQTPGSEGFVSSLNPGTFSRATAVGGGSYYFPTGSSVVLTRYRPVILDNTAAVTTDEYHVRFINWNPDNDGFLRSQNDGLICLANDTFYHAIDRAAGADPATITLHYIPASDGNWSGMSHWRNASTNWNDMSTVSFGASGVFTTMTRTNWLFATAGFPYVLTAVHPTAPSIVCPSVCQNSANNIFTATTSGTGNYVWSVPGNGTIVSGQGTDSLSVNWTSGSGYVSVYILDPTTNCPSLADSCQPTLLPSPFANFDTTSSGPWLNTYSFNDLSTNTSTWSWNFGDGNTSTQESPSHGYSSSGTYTVTLIATSGQGCLDTMTQIVTVLEGVLIPNVFSPNGDGNNDEFYIPSSGFKEYKIEIYDRWGVKVFESESAEIHWDGRSTSGLPCTDGTYYYILHALTNTKDYSQTGFLTLIGSKKQ